A single window of Chitinivibrionia bacterium DNA harbors:
- a CDS encoding PLP-dependent aminotransferase family protein, with protein sequence MQFAKSIEKLRASEIRELMKLASDPSIISFSGGMPNNDLFPVDVMEKITQNLSIADKKKAFQYGPTDGIPALKESLAKYLQSKGLPLDGNKILITTGAQQAINLITKVLVDPKDRILTEDPSFIGGIAAFNSYDANVEGIAMDEGGINIAALENAMKNGEKPKFLYVIPYFQNPAGTIYSPERKIELLDFIEKHDLPMLEDDPYGELWFDEEVKGWVKPMKAIAAERQTVGAGFKPAPTYKDNIMYVGSFAKILGPGFRLGYMLAPSELVDKCELAKQSQDACSSTYTQVLASAYLQSGQLEPYLEALRPKYKKRAQIMLDALDKYMPKDQGITWTKPRGGFFVWATLPENIDSSDVFKIAVKNGAAFVVGRAFDPKGKKNNGMRLAFSGADENKIEEGVKIIANAVKEVLN encoded by the coding sequence GTGCAATTTGCCAAATCTATAGAAAAATTAAGAGCGAGCGAAATTCGTGAGCTTATGAAACTTGCAAGCGACCCGTCGATTATTTCGTTTTCGGGCGGAATGCCGAACAACGACCTGTTTCCTGTCGATGTAATGGAAAAAATTACGCAAAACTTATCGATTGCCGACAAAAAAAAGGCGTTTCAATACGGTCCCACAGACGGAATACCCGCGCTTAAAGAATCACTTGCAAAATATTTGCAGAGTAAGGGGCTGCCACTTGATGGCAATAAAATTTTAATTACAACGGGAGCGCAACAGGCTATAAATTTGATTACGAAAGTTTTAGTTGACCCGAAAGACAGAATACTTACCGAAGACCCGTCGTTTATCGGCGGAATTGCGGCGTTTAATTCGTACGACGCCAATGTTGAGGGTATCGCAATGGACGAGGGCGGAATAAATATTGCCGCGCTCGAAAATGCAATGAAAAACGGCGAAAAACCGAAGTTTTTGTATGTAATTCCATATTTTCAAAATCCTGCGGGAACGATTTATTCGCCCGAGCGGAAAATAGAACTGCTCGATTTCATAGAAAAACACGATTTGCCTATGCTCGAAGACGACCCTTACGGCGAATTGTGGTTCGACGAAGAAGTCAAGGGTTGGGTTAAACCGATGAAAGCAATAGCCGCAGAACGACAAACTGTAGGGGCGGGTTTCAAACCCGCCCCTACATACAAAGACAACATTATGTACGTCGGAAGTTTTGCAAAGATTTTGGGACCGGGTTTTCGTTTGGGCTATATGCTTGCTCCAAGCGAACTTGTCGATAAATGCGAGTTGGCAAAGCAGTCGCAGGACGCGTGTTCTTCGACTTACACGCAAGTTTTGGCAAGCGCTTATTTGCAAAGCGGGCAGTTAGAGCCTTATTTGGAAGCGCTCAGACCAAAATACAAAAAAAGAGCGCAAATTATGCTTGACGCGCTCGACAAATATATGCCCAAAGACCAAGGAATTACTTGGACGAAACCTCGCGGAGGATTTTTTGTGTGGGCGACTTTGCCCGAAAATATTGATTCGAGCGACGTGTTTAAGATAGCAGTCAAAAACGGCGCGGCGTTTGTTGTCGGCAGAGCGTTTGACCCAAAAGGAAAAAAGAACAACGGTATGCGTTTGGCGTTTTCGGGCGCAGACGAAAATAAAATAGAAGAAGGCGTTAAAATAATAGCAAACGCGGTTAAAGAGGTATTAAATTGA
- a CDS encoding NADH-dependent [FeFe] hydrogenase, group A6, translating into MATINCKIDGIDVSVPAGTTILDAAKKAGFKIPVLCYHPDVEAWASCGICVVKMKGSPKLFRACAIAAEEGKEYITSDAELLETRKAVLQLILSNHPNDCLNCRRNNNCELQALTADFGITEQPYSMDIKGLPKDESTNSLVLESEKCLKCGRCALVCQNKQGVYALEFIGRGENTYMVPAAGVKLADSPCIKCGQCSAHCPVGAIYEKDETKTVFAALKDPKKHCVVQVAPAVRVALGEAFGMPVGELITGKMYAALRRLGFAKVFDTNFAADLTIMEEASEFIERFTKAKDKLPLITSCCPAWVDYMEKYSNDLIPHFSTCKSPQQMEGAMIKTYYAQKAGIDPKDIYVVSVMPCTAKKFEISLSDMDSAVKGTKDVDVVITTRELARMIKQASIDLVNAKDEEVDPLLGTYSGAGTIFGTTGGVMEAALRTAAAKISGKELDKVEFDAPRGTAGVKTAELDVAGNKVRIAVAHGMVNIETVLNEIRAAKAAGKETPYHFIEVMACSGGCVGGGGQPHGTTEEYRAKRTAGIYKDDEISKIRCSHKNPEIITAYKEFLGEPNKGKAHDLLHRAYQKRPLYNK; encoded by the coding sequence GTTTCAAAATTCCGGTTTTGTGCTATCATCCCGATGTGGAAGCGTGGGCGTCTTGCGGAATTTGCGTAGTTAAAATGAAAGGCTCGCCGAAACTTTTCCGCGCTTGCGCCATTGCGGCTGAAGAAGGAAAAGAATACATAACAAGCGACGCCGAACTGCTCGAAACAAGAAAAGCGGTTTTGCAGTTGATTTTGTCGAACCACCCCAACGACTGCCTTAATTGCAGACGAAACAACAACTGCGAATTGCAAGCGCTTACGGCGGATTTCGGTATAACGGAGCAACCTTATTCTATGGATATTAAAGGACTTCCGAAAGACGAATCGACTAATTCTTTGGTGCTTGAAAGCGAAAAATGTCTTAAATGCGGACGTTGCGCGCTTGTTTGCCAAAATAAGCAGGGTGTTTACGCGCTCGAATTTATCGGCAGAGGCGAAAACACGTATATGGTTCCTGCGGCGGGCGTTAAATTGGCGGATTCTCCGTGTATCAAATGCGGTCAGTGTTCGGCTCATTGCCCTGTAGGCGCAATTTACGAAAAAGACGAAACAAAAACGGTTTTTGCCGCGCTTAAAGACCCCAAAAAGCACTGCGTTGTGCAGGTTGCTCCTGCAGTCAGAGTTGCTTTGGGCGAGGCGTTTGGTATGCCCGTCGGCGAGTTGATTACAGGCAAAATGTACGCGGCGCTTAGACGTCTCGGCTTTGCAAAAGTATTCGATACAAACTTTGCCGCCGACCTTACCATTATGGAAGAAGCGAGCGAGTTTATCGAGCGTTTTACAAAGGCAAAAGACAAACTTCCGCTGATAACTTCGTGCTGTCCTGCGTGGGTTGATTATATGGAAAAGTACTCTAACGACCTTATTCCGCATTTCTCGACCTGCAAATCGCCACAGCAAATGGAAGGCGCAATGATTAAAACCTACTACGCGCAAAAAGCGGGAATTGACCCCAAAGACATATACGTAGTAAGCGTAATGCCTTGCACGGCAAAGAAGTTCGAGATAAGCCTCAGCGATATGGATTCCGCAGTAAAAGGCACAAAAGACGTCGATGTAGTTATTACCACTCGCGAACTTGCGCGAATGATTAAACAGGCGAGCATCGACCTTGTAAACGCCAAAGACGAAGAAGTTGACCCGCTTTTGGGAACTTATTCGGGCGCGGGAACAATTTTTGGCACAACAGGCGGCGTTATGGAAGCGGCTTTGAGAACAGCGGCTGCTAAAATCAGCGGCAAAGAGCTCGACAAAGTCGAATTTGACGCTCCGAGAGGCACTGCAGGCGTAAAAACCGCAGAACTCGACGTTGCAGGCAACAAGGTTCGTATTGCAGTAGCGCACGGAATGGTAAATATTGAGACGGTGCTTAACGAAATCCGCGCGGCAAAAGCGGCGGGCAAGGAAACTCCGTATCACTTTATCGAAGTTATGGCGTGTAGCGGCGGTTGCGTAGGCGGCGGCGGACAACCTCACGGCACAACCGAAGAGTATCGCGCAAAAAGAACTGCGGGAATATACAAAGACGACGAGATTTCCAAAATTCGTTGCTCGCACAAAAATCCTGAGATTATTACAGCCTACAAAGAGTTTTTGGGAGAGCCGAACAAAGGAAAAGCACACGATTTACTTCACAGGGCGTATCAGAAACGTCCGCTTTATAACAAGTAA